The proteins below are encoded in one region of Parvicella tangerina:
- a CDS encoding cytochrome P450, with amino-acid sequence MDKEKFNDKLKSYFKRCGEETPPFFKKMRLVGLVIAAAGTSIVAAPVVLPAIVTTIGGYLIVGGTVVSAMSQAVVEDAESDCFDSPDPEAD; translated from the coding sequence ATGGATAAAGAGAAATTTAATGATAAACTGAAGTCGTACTTCAAAAGATGCGGGGAGGAAACTCCCCCGTTCTTTAAGAAGATGAGATTGGTGGGATTGGTGATCGCTGCTGCAGGAACTTCCATCGTAGCAGCTCCTGTTGTGTTGCCTGCAATAGTAACGACCATTGGTGGTTATTTAATTGTAGGAGGAACAGTAGTTTCAGCAATGAGTCAAGCGGTGGTAGAAGATGCAGAGTCCGATTGCTTTGATTCTCCAGATCCTGA